One segment of Elusimicrobiota bacterium DNA contains the following:
- a CDS encoding AAA family ATPase, translating into MNDQNRLSRYPAALLAAILALTGPSGALAQTVAGSQAGASSASPGVAGIGAHAVLPGAVPIAGPASIAPLQRSLPVLQAVSPTVAPKTAAASVAVSVPAAATTPELPRTRDNDLPSRDRATPSNPGPRMPKLPSELASFQEDALSGKGADASPVQALRGASAAVSPKETRGSVSILQRMLGMIFDGSRTAPAEGSSPVQGRASELRSAALSRAGVSDAGTEEYLRTSPALPLPEVSPIWKKAAGPQEKQVGARYKMGEPELIGEEKADWTFQEKLEFTEEEGTFRTVTSAEKSDDKVVRSQWAMSGKVVQAAQVEHGFVWLTEDGVFRYHDLNAGKTYRIAFPAPVETFAASADGGFVYAVVGGIFQRIYLGSKNTTKVIATTLKVEGPASILPVSVAGKDGKPVSGAMLRVKGARVFWIGAQLFRMPVTEEQVYNEFGGVPGLHAAGDKFYLQKTEEGTRVWRKSWQGSDTEVADVGLLPFAVKSVVETPERGVYLAAVEDGLLEWDSLNARYRVFAVPGLQEAAAGGPITLQVTLDNKETRVQKAFLTAGAKLFQLDIAEAKAYLDSGVSKVRLWSQMNPMSIHDGALHIGDFSFPLAEKKAKPQSFLQRTWGGLLRALGLRKVPAAAEAMGISEKDWKAVNLPTNKKVIYDTLKAFTLRQHVLYIGETGGGKTYIAEMIAKLTGNELWMVSMNEYTRNKDLIARETFGEEGKGRTGLTASTVLRWMQEGGVLLLDEMHKPLEGIAVLNNVLQNGEYRLPDGRVIKYDKKKSWVIGTMNPVKPPYKGEPPSGELSSRFGMTLDVKYLPAEEEAALLRIFFDKVDPALIDKLVAIANDLRK; encoded by the coding sequence GGCCCCGCGTCCATCGCGCCCCTCCAGCGCAGTCTCCCGGTCCTACAGGCCGTGAGCCCGACCGTCGCGCCCAAAACGGCCGCGGCCTCGGTCGCGGTCTCCGTCCCGGCCGCCGCGACGACTCCGGAACTCCCGCGCACCCGCGACAACGACCTCCCCTCGCGCGACCGCGCGACCCCTTCGAACCCCGGCCCGCGCATGCCGAAGCTGCCCTCGGAGCTCGCCTCCTTCCAGGAGGACGCCCTCTCCGGCAAGGGCGCAGACGCCTCTCCCGTGCAGGCCCTGCGCGGTGCAAGCGCGGCGGTCTCCCCCAAGGAGACCCGCGGTTCCGTCTCCATCCTCCAGCGCATGCTCGGGATGATCTTCGACGGCTCCCGGACCGCCCCGGCGGAAGGGTCCTCCCCCGTCCAGGGCCGCGCCTCGGAGCTGCGCTCCGCCGCCCTTTCGCGCGCCGGCGTCTCCGACGCCGGGACCGAGGAGTATCTTCGCACCTCGCCGGCGCTCCCACTCCCCGAGGTCTCCCCCATCTGGAAGAAGGCGGCCGGCCCGCAGGAGAAGCAGGTCGGCGCGCGCTACAAGATGGGCGAGCCGGAGCTCATCGGAGAGGAGAAGGCCGACTGGACCTTCCAGGAGAAGCTGGAGTTCACCGAAGAGGAAGGGACCTTCCGCACCGTGACCTCGGCCGAAAAGAGCGACGACAAGGTCGTCCGCTCGCAGTGGGCCATGTCCGGCAAGGTCGTGCAGGCCGCCCAGGTCGAGCACGGCTTCGTCTGGCTCACCGAGGACGGGGTCTTCCGCTACCACGACCTCAACGCGGGCAAGACCTACCGCATCGCCTTCCCCGCCCCCGTCGAGACCTTCGCCGCGAGCGCCGACGGCGGTTTCGTCTACGCGGTGGTCGGCGGGATCTTCCAACGCATCTATCTCGGAAGCAAGAACACCACCAAGGTCATCGCGACCACGCTCAAGGTCGAGGGGCCGGCGTCCATCCTCCCCGTGAGCGTCGCGGGCAAGGACGGCAAGCCGGTCTCCGGAGCCATGCTCCGCGTCAAAGGCGCCCGCGTCTTCTGGATCGGCGCCCAGCTCTTCCGCATGCCCGTCACCGAAGAGCAGGTCTACAACGAGTTCGGCGGCGTCCCCGGCCTGCACGCGGCGGGAGACAAGTTCTACCTCCAGAAGACCGAGGAGGGCACCCGCGTCTGGCGCAAGTCCTGGCAGGGCAGCGACACCGAGGTCGCCGACGTCGGCCTTCTCCCCTTCGCTGTGAAGTCGGTCGTCGAGACCCCCGAGCGCGGCGTCTACCTCGCCGCCGTCGAGGACGGCCTCCTCGAGTGGGACTCCCTCAACGCCCGCTACCGCGTCTTCGCGGTCCCCGGACTCCAGGAGGCCGCGGCGGGCGGACCCATCACCCTGCAGGTCACGCTCGACAACAAGGAGACCCGCGTCCAGAAGGCCTTCCTCACGGCCGGAGCGAAGCTCTTCCAGCTCGATATCGCGGAGGCCAAGGCCTACCTCGACTCGGGCGTCTCCAAGGTGCGCCTCTGGTCGCAGATGAACCCGATGTCCATCCACGACGGGGCCCTGCACATCGGCGACTTCTCCTTCCCCCTCGCCGAGAAGAAGGCGAAGCCCCAGTCCTTCCTCCAGCGGACGTGGGGCGGCCTCCTGCGCGCGCTGGGACTGCGCAAGGTGCCGGCCGCGGCCGAGGCCATGGGCATCAGCGAGAAGGACTGGAAGGCCGTCAACCTTCCGACCAACAAGAAGGTCATCTACGACACCCTGAAGGCCTTCACGCTCCGTCAGCACGTCCTCTACATCGGCGAGACCGGCGGCGGCAAGACCTACATCGCCGAGATGATCGCCAAGCTCACCGGCAACGAGCTCTGGATGGTCTCGATGAACGAGTACACGCGCAACAAGGACCTCATCGCGCGCGAGACCTTCGGCGAGGAGGGCAAGGGCCGCACCGGCCTGACCGCCTCCACCGTCCTGCGCTGGATGCAGGAGGGCGGCGTCCTCCTGCTCGACGAGATGCACAAGCCGCTGGAGGGCATCGCGGTCCTCAACAACGTGCTCCAGAACGGCGAGTACCGCCTCCCCGACGGCCGGGTCATCAAGTACGACAAGAAGAAGAGCTGGGTCATCGGCACGATGAACCCGGTCAAGCCCCCCTACAAGGGCGAGCCGCCCAGCGGCGAGCTCTCCAGCCGCTTCGGCATGACGCTCGACGTGAAGTACCTGCCGGCGGAGGAGGAGGCGGCGCTGCTGCGCATCTTCTTCGACAAGGTGGACCCGGCGCTCATCGACAAGCTCGTGGCCATCGCCAACGACCTGCGCAAGG